The genomic stretch ACGGCCGTGAAGCCCAGCCAGCGGCCCGCGACCAGCTGCGCGCGGCTGACCGGGCGGGCGATGACGCTCTGCATGACACCGTTCTCGATGTCGCCGCTGACCGCGCCGACGGTGGACAGCACGCCCATCAGGGATCCCAGGAAGTACACGAGGTACATGCCGAACAGCGCGCTGAACATGACGGGCAGGTTCGCGGCGCCCGTGGGGCTGCGCCCGTCGAGTCCGGCGTCGATGGCGCGCTGGTCGAGCGTGAGTTCCAGGCGGTACACGCCGAACAGGAAGAAGCCCAGGAACAGCGCGGAGAGGACCAGCAGGACGCTCACGAGCCGTTTGCGGGTCGCCTCGCGCAGGGAGAGTTCCGCGATCAGCAGGACGTTACGCACGGCGGACCTCCGCGCCGCTGCGGGCGGCTTCCGGGGTGTCCTCGATCAGGTCGAGGAACATGGTTTCCAGGTCGGGGCGGCGGGGTGTCAGGGCGTACAGCCGCGCCCCGGCGGCGTGCACGGCGTCCGCCACGGCGGGGATCTGGTCGTCGCGGGTGAGCCACAGTTCCACGTCGGCGCGGCCCGGGGTGTTCGTGTCGCTGCGGCGCACCTCGCCCAGGCGCGCGAGGGTGTCGAGCAGCCCGCCCGCCAGGGTGTTCACGCGCAGGTCCACGGGGAGCACGCCGCCCATCAGTTCGCGCATGCTGCCCTGCGTCAGGACCCGCCCCCGCTTCACGAACGCCACGCGGTCGCACACCTGTTCCACCTCGCTGAGCAGGTGGGAGTTCAGGAACACGGCCGTGCCCTGTGCGCGCAGCCGCTCGATGATCTCGCGCACCTCGATCCGCCCGATGGGGTCCAGGGCGCTGGTGGGTTCATCCAGGAACACGAGCTCCGGGCGGGCCAGGATTGCCCCGGCCAGCCCGGCGCGCTGCAGCATGCCCTTGCTGTACCCGCCGAGCGTCTCGTGGCCGCGCCCGCCCAGACCGACCTCGTCCAGCACCGCGGGGATGC from Deinococcus soli (ex Cha et al. 2016) encodes the following:
- a CDS encoding ABC transporter ATP-binding protein, whose product is MSEAAIDTRDLRKTYRGRAVVDGLTLSVPRGEVFGFLGPNGAGKSTTVKMLLGLVHPSGGEVRVLGGHPQDPAVRARLGFLPEQFRFQTWMTGQEFLEFHGRLAGLSAAERRTRIPAVLDEVGLGGRGHETLGGYSKGMLQRAGLAGAILARPELVFLDEPTSALDPIGRIEVREIIERLRAQGTAVFLNSHLLSEVEQVCDRVAFVKRGRVLTQGSMRELMGGVLPVDLRVNTLAGGLLDTLARLGEVRRSDTNTPGRADVELWLTRDDQIPAVADAVHAAGARLYALTPRRPDLETMFLDLIEDTPEAARSGAEVRRA